Within the Gigantopelta aegis isolate Gae_Host chromosome 8, Gae_host_genome, whole genome shotgun sequence genome, the region ATAACTTGGTCAGTCGGTGAAAACAGATAATGGATGTTCGCTAAACTCTTTTCAACGGCTGGTATTGGTGGCATATTATAATGCTCGTGTTGGAGTGCCGTTACATATTCATTTTAGTTTCTTTGTTAAACCTTTAGCTGTTTTGTCAGTTTGAAAAAATACCGTAACGTATACTATAAGTATAAGAATGGGGTTTGAAAAGGAAACAAGTCTATTTGAAACTTCATTATTGATAGCAGACGTTTTAGGGTTAATTAACCAGTCATCATTTTAGAATaactcaatctgattaaaattagctccactggttaataactaCCGTAAtaaccagtagagctaattttaatcaggtTGAGAATAACTAACCTTTTCATCCTCGTACTTTCTCTTTCTTCTATTTGTTAGTACTTTGAAAATAGATAAGTTATTAAATATTACGTTTCTGTCACCTTGTTTACATACAATGAGAAAACTGGAGTAAAATGCAGGGAGAAGTTACAGTATAGGCTTTTGCCTGTTGGACAATCCTAAAACCACTTTATTTTGCAAATGAACATTGGTTTAAGCAACATTGCTGAGCactaccggcctcgatggcgcagtggttaagccatcagactacaggctggtaggtacagggttcacagcctggtaccggctcgaACCCAGAGCGAGATCTTAAGGgctcaaagggtaggtgtaaggccactacaccctcttctctctcaccaaccactaaacaactaacccactgtcctggacagacagcccagatagctgaggtgtgtgaccaggacagcgttcttgaaccttaattggatataagcacgaaaataaaattgaaatgaaaatgaaatgttgagcactagctcggccatttacctttcgaccgaccgttcaaaattgcgccaaaatttcctcaacaaaattgcgcaccactttctctttggcattaacggctccattcaaattccatagcaccacccccaccagcctgctaccgattcaatcgggctgctggtgatcccttgcacctgccagtgcaggcggtccctccttcccctcccccacctttcctgtcatggacggaagagccggccaaggccggctcttgcgcccacgacaggtgtgcgctacaacagcttgctctgaatgtgcacgtaaaaccctatgacatgacatgacatgagcACTAGTTTAAAACGGTTTTCTTCTGTCCAAGAAATTGATTTGGCAAAATCTGCTTATAAAAGGCCAATATGCATGATTATACTTGACCCAGTGATACACTGACAGGCATTCTCTACAGACAAATAGAGCTAACCAAAAACTCAGACAACTTATACGGATTTGCAAATGAAATTTGAGTCTTAGTTGGTTGTCCTTTCTGGAGCCAGCGAGCCAGCAGCAGACGTGCAAATCCCTGTCTCGAGTATCTACTCATGCATATCGATTCCCAGGATGGATCTCGGCGGTTTTCATGAATGAAGACAGTTTCAATTAGCGGTCATGCGTGTACAAAGTTCCCTCACAGTTGTCGTACGgtgctttttaatattttatctcTCCAAGTATGAACGCATTCAACGAAACGCTAACGTGACTGTAGACGATACCGAATTCCTGTGCGGATAGTATTCAATAAATAATGACACaaaggattaaaaaaatatatatgaaggaAAATCATTCTCTTAACCTTAACCACAAAGCCATTGACATTTTTCAAGCTCGTATAACCGCGCAAGATAAAGACACAAcaagtaaagtgtgttttgtttaacaacaccacaagagcacaatgaattaattaatcatcggctatttaacATTTGGTTACTGTAAAACAAGTCTTTAGAGGAAAGTCCTTACATTTTCCGATTAGTACTAatagtagcaaatgatctttttataagcactttcccacagataggacagcacataccatggcctctgatataccaatcgtgtagcactggttgggatgggaaaaaaacaaTATGATAATACGTCCAACGAGAGGGTTCGTTCCTACATcaaagcacctcaaacgagcactcaaccgagcTAAATTTCACCCAAGACATAACATCATCACCACGTGGTTCGTGATCAATTATGTCGTCATTCACATAACAGCTTGGTAGTTGGAATACATGTGCATTACCGTTAAGAATTTTACCTTTTGGCTGTTTCGGTCAACTCGTAGGtaaagagcacactgatttattaatcatcagttattgcatgtcaaacgcTTGGTACTTAcgacatagtcttaaagaggaaatacGCTAAATTTTTCTATAAGttgcgagggatcttttatatgcaccatcccacagacatgatagcacataccacggcctttgatataccagtcaagatgcactggctggaacgagaaatagaccagtGGACTCGTAGGTAAAATGAAGCTCACTTGCAATAAATAACGTGGTCATTCTTTGGTGATGTTTTACTCTTTCATATGAATACGCTTTATGTTATGCACAAACACTTCTTAAAATGACATACAGCTGATGAACCTACCACCCACCAACACatttaatggaaacaaatattgtttaatgttcaACCAGGGCTCACGCTACATCTCGTTAGCCAACTCAGTCAGATTATTAGTAAAAATAGATAATACactgtacatagagaataatacacgagtgaccgttagatactatttatctcacaacgagttgttttaaaatgaatctaatgagcgaaagcgagtttgatacgtttttaaacaacgagttgtaagataaatggcatcaaacgaacacgaatgtattattttatttcttacatatcctcaaaaacccaagttttaagcaaattttaccatctttttcgactaaaagttatttacagccgttacacttgtagctaacttacgcgtcacagacacatgattgccaggttaactatacgtcacagtgtaatcgatttcaatcatgtagtttttcattggatgtatggcattggtgacctgatcatcacctaggagcagccagtcgtacgtcttgaaattgttaacacaccgtacatgtgtaaacaacaatgtgttatcaaaaaataacgcatggtgttctcaccaacgggtgtgtaagaaaataaattaaaccaaAGACTAAGGTATCCTTGTTTTTGTTGCAATGTTCgtctaaaacaagaaaaaaaaaagaaagaaagaaaaaaaaaaaaaagtgaaactGAATGgtatgattgaatgaatgaatgaatgatcgtGCATATTAAACCACATTCCACgggtgtctagactgtggcCAACAAACTTTATGGTGGCTTCAAGTCATACTCatctgaaaattattatttaaaaaagaagaaaattcgcTTTGAACAGGGGTCGATTTTGAATCCCTACCACCGTCACCTAACGCCTGCTCCAAAATGTACAAGGAAGTAAAACTGATCATACTACCTCATTTTTTCCTTACCTGACGTGTTGCCGACCCATAAAATATGGaaaactgttttagttttaaaaatacccCCACCTTTTCCTTTTTGTTATGCTGGAGATTGCCCTGTATTACTATGTAGGCCCtactggacatttttttttaaatgcataccCCACCCACCATTAATGTTTGCAAGCTACGGCTCTGCTATTATTTGTTATACTAGTATCAGCATTTGATAAACGTGTCATCATCAATGTACTGCATACCTTGTCTGATGGAGACCTTCTTGCCCGTGTGTGCCGTGATGACGACTTGGGGGTGGCTGTCCGCCAGGGTGAACAGTTCGTCCTTCGTTACAGTCTTGTTCCTCCCCTTCATGGTGGCGGTCGCCCCGACCGCGGTCAGGTAATGGCCCATGCGGTCCTTGAAACACATGCCGCTGGTGGAACCGGACCTCACCTCGAGAGAGAACTTCGTGTCCTCATCCATCTCACTCACCAAGGTACCGTTCCTGTGGAGGAAGCGATTGTCACACGTTTTGAACGAATACTTGCCCTCGTGGAAGTGCAGTATGATGAGGGCGTCCTGACCCCAGGGGATTATTTCCGTTACCTGTATCTCATCGTCGCAGAGATGGGCGTAGCGCTTGCGGTTGACGTTGCGAAGGTTCACCTGCGGGTGGATGGAAAGCTGTACGTCCCACATTTGTTTCGGGCCCATTGTCTTTTCGAAACACTTCACATTGTCATCCTGGGCTAATCCGAGATAATTTCCATGCAACTGATTTCGAAATCCCCATTTGCCAGTCTCGTCTTTAGAGTATTCCACGACGAATTTTTCCGACCCGTCAAGTTCATCTGCGGTTCTATCGCACGTGAGGTTTCCGTATTTGTCTGCCGACATGTAACAGTTTAGGTgacttttaatataaataacatctTCCACCAAATCCTGTTCCAATGTCCATGTTTGCTTCTTCTTCAAGGTCGTCCCCGCAGCATTGATTTTATGGCCAAATGTTTCAGctgtcaaatattttttatcctTCGTGATTAAACCAACTTTCCATTGCCACAAATCCTTACTGTTGGTGCCATTAACTCCATTAACCGCCGCCATACTGGACAAGCTTTTAATTTTATACGTTGATTATAACTTTCAttaataaacagaaaaataacTAACAAAAATCCTATCGCTTTTTTCCTCCAAGTCACACGCCAAAGCAAACCCTTCTTTCTTCTGTCAACCCTTTTCCACTGTGAAAAGCTTTAACGTTGAGTTTCAGAGCCATGACGTCACCAGCTTAGACATTCGCCGATTGGTTACTCATCAGGCGCCGGTCTCCGATACCTCAGCCTGACCTGTTCACAAATGTCATTGCACGCTACGGCAATAAGGATTGATATAGAACACATTTTGTTAGGCTATTTCTTTGTCGCCAAACATTATGAAGTGAGATGTAATCGTATTTACAAGTATTTCACGCTTCTTCCTGAGCAGTTATCCGTGACTTTCTCCTGTCGTGACTGAAGCTGTATTATGTTAATGTCATTTCACCCCTTAAACGTACACATTTAATTTCACTCGactttctaaaataacatttaacaaagaaaacattaccccctaccccccaccaaaaaacaaaacaacaaaaaaggaaaaaaagaaaaagaagaagcacccccccccccccacaacaacaacaaccaacaaaccccaaacaaataaacaacacaatTTATAGACGCACTTgcagtaatatttatataccaGTAGGACCTACATACCTtcttatttgattttaaaagagattaaaaattaaaaggtaTCATTTTTCAATATGCatcatgcatatatacatgtatgtattcatgtatgtattgtgtgcgtgcgtgtctgGCGCGTACGTGCATTGTGTTAAACCCTTGCGTGTGTAGGCCTATAGGTTATTGTTGTGACACGAAACGGGACAAACTGTGTTA harbors:
- the LOC121380175 gene encoding protein singed-like, which gives rise to MAAVNGVNGTNSKDLWQWKVGLITKDKKYLTAETFGHKINAAGTTLKKKQTWTLEQDLVEDVIYIKSHLNCYMSADKYGNLTCDRTADELDGSEKFVVEYSKDETGKWGFRNQLHGNYLGLAQDDNVKCFEKTMGPKQMWDVQLSIHPQVNLRNVNRKRYAHLCDDEIQVTEIIPWGQDALIILHFHEGKYSFKTCDNRFLHRNGTLVSEMDEDTKFSLEVRSGSTSGMCFKDRMGHYLTAVGATATMKGRNKTVTKDELFTLADSHPQVVITAHTGKKVSIRQGKDVSANQTEEEGDKEVFQLEYHKKMDLWSIRCVDNTLWGLEAVGGIQAGAKELSKNTMFEVQWCGDGTMTMKAANGKYLANRQTGHLEAKSDAVSDKEAFYVRIVNRPILILRCEHGFLGFKSNSSSEYVCNKSVYQVIFLEGTDTGYYHLRGLNGKYWSVTDDSSIVADSAKPNTRFLLEFRGLSVMTIMASNGCYLKSHQNGLCKAIGKVDEETGKLDSSLIWEY